Proteins encoded by one window of Agelaius phoeniceus isolate bAgePho1 chromosome 5, bAgePho1.hap1, whole genome shotgun sequence:
- the DDX47 gene encoding putative ATP-dependent RNA helicase DDX47, translating into MAAGEEEGSAAEPEQEQEPAAEEPRSFKDLGVTDVLCEACDQLGWKVPTKIQIEAIPVALQGRDVIGLAETGSGKTGAFALPILQALLETPQRLFALVLTPTRELAFQISEQFEALGSSIGVQSTVIVGGIDTMSQSLALAKKPHVIIATPGRLVDHLENTKGFNLRALKFLVMDEADRILNMDFETEVDKILKVIPRDRKTFLFSATMTKKVQKLQRAALKNPVKCAVSSKYQTVEKLQQYYIFIPSKFKDSYLVYILNELAGNSFMIFCSTCNNTQRTALLLRNLGFTAIPLHGQMSQNKRLGSLNKFKAKARSILLATDVASRGLDIPHVDVVINFDIPTHSKDYIHRVGRTARAGRSGKSITFVTQYDVELFQRIEHLIGKKLPAFPMQEEEVMMLTERVAEAQRFARMELREQGEKKRSRNDDDDTEEAIGVRNKVAGGKKKKRKAF; encoded by the exons ATGGcggcaggagaggaggaagggtCGGCGGCGGAGccggagcaggagcaggagccggCGGCGGAGGAGCCACGGAGCTTCAAGGACTTg GGAGTGACAGATGTCCTGTGTGAAGCTTGTGACCAGTTGGGATGGAAGGTGCCAACAAAGATCCAAATTGAGGCTATTCCAGTGGCTCTCCAAG GCAGAGATGTCATTGGACTGGCAGAAACTGGCTCTGGGAAAACAGGAGCCTTTGCTTTGCCAATTCTCCAAGCACTGCTGGAAACACCTCAGCGATTATTTGCTCTTGTGCTCACACCAACAAGGGAGCTGGCCTTCCAAATCTCAGAGCAGTTTGAAGCTCTTGGGTCCTCCATTGGTGTTCAAAGCA CGGTTATTGTGGGTGGAATTGACACGATGTCTCAGTCTCTGGCCTTAGCCAAGAAACCACATGTTATAATTG CAACCCCTGGCCGTCTAGTTGATCATCTGGAGAACACAAAGGGCTTCAACCTACGAGCTCTGAAGTTCCTGGTGATGGATGAGGCTGACCGGATCCTTAACATGGATTTCGAGACCGAG GTGGATAAGATATTAAAAGTGATTCCTCGAGACAGGAAGACATTTCTATTTTCTGCCACCATGACTAAGAAG GTTCAAAAACTCCAGCGTGCTGCTCTGAAGAATCCTGTTAAATGTGCTGTTTCTTCCAAGTATCAGACAGTTGAAAAACTACAGCAATACTATATTTTCATCCCATCCAAATTCAAG GACAGCTACCTGGTTTATATCTTGAATGAACTGGCTGGTAACTCTTTCATGATATTCTGCAGTACATGTAACAATACTCAGAggactgctctgctgctccgCAACCTGGGCTTCACTGCCATTCCCCTCCACGGGCAGATGAGTCAG AATAAACGTTTGGGCTCTCTAAACAAGTTCAAGGCAAAGGCACGTTCTATCCTCCTGGCTACAGATGTTGCAAGCAGAGGTCTGGACATCCCACACGTGGATGTGGTGATAAACTTTGATATTCCTACCCACTCTAAG GATTACATTCATCGTGTTGGGAGAACAGCTCGAGCTGGGAGATCTGGCAAATCTATCACCTTTGTCACACA GTATGATGTAGAGCTGTTCCAGCGCATTGAACACCTGATTGGCAAGAAGCTGCCAGCATTCCCCATGCAAGAGGAAGAAGTTATGATGCTGACTGAGCGTGTGGCTGAGGCCCAGAGGTTTGCTCGAATG GAGCTGCgggagcagggagagaagaagcgaTCTCGGAACGATGATGATGACACAGAAGAGGCTATTGGTGTCAGGAATAAGgtggcaggagggaaaaagaagaaaaggaaagcctTCTAG
- the APOLD1 gene encoding apolipoprotein L domain-containing protein 1, whose product MERDGAASVPTADPTQHFHAALLEQRRRLRGQIAHLHRAARKLSRLRRSSLIANVSGSTLTAAGALTAILGLSLSPATLGASLLASAVGLGLATAGGAVSITSDLSLVLCNSREVRKVQEIAVTCRKQMREILGCLEFLRRGQGPGDPALRQSEKRASMSLYNSVCFMVLCGSHSFLVPEYTKEATKVSQAVLKAKIQKLADNLETCTRAMDEVCDLLESRTELSPRTRRFSLGAKTTVEILRPSS is encoded by the coding sequence ATGGAGAGGGACGGTGCTGCCTCCGTGCCGACAGCAGACCCCACGCAGCACTTCCACGCcgccctgctggagcagaggcgGAGGCTGCGCGGCCAAATCGCGCACCTGCACCGGGCAGCTCGGAAACTCAGCCGGCTCCGCCGCAGCTCCCTGATCGCCAACGTCAGCGGGAGCACCCTGACGGCCGCCGGGGCCCTCACAGCcatcctggggctgtccctcaGCCCCGCCACGCTCGGAGCCTCTCTGCTGGCCTCGGCCGTGGGCCTGGGCCTGGCCACGGCCGGCGGGGCCGTCAGCATCACTTCCGACCTCTCCTTGGTGCTCTGCAATTCCCGGGAGGTGAGGAAGGTGCAGGAAATTGCGGTGACTTGTCGGAAACAGATGAGGGAAATACTGGGCTGCCTGGAGTTCCTCCGCCGGGGGCAGGGCCCGGGCGACCCTGCGCTGCGGCAGTCAGAGAAGAGGGCGTCCATGTCGCTCTACAACTCCGTCTGCTTCATGGTCCTCTGCGGCTCCCACAGCTTCCTCGTGCCAGAATACACAAAGGAGGCCACTAAAGtaagccaggctgtgctgaaggCCAAAATCCAGAAACTGGCTGACAACCTCGAGACCTGCACCAGGGCAATGGATGAAGTCTGCGATCTTCTGGAGTCCAGAACAGAGCTTTCCCCACGCACGAGGAGATTCAGCTTGGGTGCTAAAACCACTGTCGAGATCCTGAGACCCTCCAGCTGA